From Novipirellula artificiosorum, the proteins below share one genomic window:
- a CDS encoding O-antigen ligase family protein: MQDSLIKLRTISIWVSAAILTSLPCLVALDYAGVLKWTQWAAAIAIFVAALFALPALNDRENQGNPGFHWFFCILVGWAGFAWFQTLPLPASIQSLLSSGSAEAYTTWIIPIVGSAATESMHPISIDPWNSRHGVAVLLMLATLAWTSGTVFQTRARLATVLVGLAAGAAIHAGLGIFRMVVPDADALGMDVVRYGSPFAGFVCRNNAALLMNIGVGTSLGLLAWRLSALIGQEVDDEHFEVNDLISLVSDRDSSIALGSLVLCTAALLVCGSRGGLVAALFGFLLAFGWIRARRGLLSIPVILGVVTIATVLLLVPLNLDLKSIQRLELFVNRDNSTLLHDGRIPHWTDGFTAAKAYLPMGSGLGTYADAHLPYLDRSAEAWFYHADNLYLEMLTEQGIVGILLTIAILVGLVISLHRLKESPDPVDHGLRVAGWYILAALVVSQFFDFGLIIPANLIACCVFFPIVASRRFLLASHMTEEDERLDDLEAYEDDAAYRDEAAYEDEDREQALAAAEQPPRVRFQTPRTVAVSAGVAAVAIVPAVWAISVLGADAKVDALARQARFALNDNSVEAEELETLTGQLEKIADQTGAPEAYRALSDLHHRIGRYDEVANSNPKSIEQIQELYRQTSPLIRRQSWLKTQPAISTTSESTQIPSTTDTQTMEPSPTNPVTSTHYVMALQNAKSELLSRPLSREARSSSLYLDFVDEDRERTKALLKQLQSLYKTNTPAMQKIGSLALDSNEREIAAECFRTVLKRRPSSTNSILNVIQSHPDLSAAEIVPPSAVNYRNAARFYISRPSPDLGFLETAFGELACDQCQTVAERAACEELAGDTAYVLEKYTEAFESYKKAIEFKPNDVRLRIKLIGRLRAQGNRDEALVQARDARNDMPNEDRFEVIIRQIRDAELQEFEKQ; this comes from the coding sequence ATGCAAGATTCACTCATCAAGCTGCGAACGATCTCGATTTGGGTCTCCGCAGCGATCCTGACGTCTTTGCCATGTTTGGTCGCGCTCGATTATGCGGGAGTCCTGAAATGGACCCAATGGGCTGCGGCCATCGCGATTTTCGTCGCAGCCTTGTTCGCTTTGCCGGCCCTGAACGATCGTGAAAACCAAGGAAACCCTGGTTTTCATTGGTTTTTCTGTATTCTTGTGGGTTGGGCCGGATTCGCTTGGTTTCAAACGCTACCGCTTCCTGCGTCGATCCAGTCGCTGCTGAGTTCCGGATCGGCAGAGGCCTACACGACTTGGATTATTCCGATCGTCGGCTCGGCCGCCACCGAATCGATGCATCCGATTTCAATCGATCCGTGGAATAGTCGGCACGGAGTTGCCGTGTTATTGATGCTGGCGACGTTGGCATGGACTTCGGGGACGGTGTTCCAAACTCGCGCTCGCTTGGCGACGGTTCTCGTCGGATTAGCAGCCGGTGCTGCGATCCACGCCGGACTTGGTATTTTCAGAATGGTCGTTCCCGACGCGGATGCATTAGGGATGGATGTGGTTCGCTACGGGTCTCCCTTCGCAGGCTTCGTTTGCCGTAACAATGCTGCCTTGCTGATGAACATTGGCGTTGGCACCAGTTTAGGACTTTTGGCTTGGCGTTTATCTGCACTGATTGGTCAAGAAGTGGATGATGAACATTTTGAGGTCAATGACTTGATCTCGCTGGTGAGCGACCGTGACAGCAGCATCGCGCTGGGAAGCTTGGTGCTGTGCACCGCGGCATTGTTGGTGTGCGGGTCGCGGGGAGGGCTGGTTGCGGCATTGTTCGGTTTTCTGTTGGCGTTTGGTTGGATCCGGGCACGACGAGGATTGCTCAGCATTCCCGTTATTCTCGGGGTCGTCACGATTGCGACGGTTTTATTGCTCGTTCCCTTGAATCTGGATCTCAAATCGATTCAACGTCTGGAGCTGTTTGTCAATCGTGACAACTCGACGTTGCTACACGATGGTCGCATTCCCCATTGGACGGACGGTTTCACAGCAGCGAAGGCCTATTTGCCAATGGGCAGCGGATTAGGCACCTACGCCGACGCTCACCTGCCTTATCTGGATCGCAGTGCAGAGGCATGGTTTTACCATGCCGACAACCTTTACCTCGAAATGTTGACCGAACAAGGGATCGTGGGCATCCTCCTAACGATCGCGATTTTGGTCGGGCTCGTGATCTCACTTCATCGATTGAAGGAATCACCGGACCCAGTCGACCACGGCCTGCGGGTTGCCGGTTGGTACATCCTTGCTGCGCTGGTGGTTTCCCAGTTTTTCGACTTTGGATTGATCATCCCGGCCAATCTGATTGCCTGCTGCGTTTTCTTTCCCATCGTCGCCAGCCGTCGTTTCCTGCTCGCCAGTCACATGACCGAAGAAGATGAGCGATTGGATGATTTGGAGGCATACGAGGATGATGCTGCCTATAGGGACGAGGCTGCTTATGAGGATGAGGATCGTGAGCAAGCCCTTGCCGCGGCGGAGCAGCCTCCACGGGTTCGTTTTCAAACTCCCCGCACGGTCGCGGTGTCAGCGGGCGTCGCTGCGGTTGCAATCGTACCGGCGGTCTGGGCGATCTCGGTTTTGGGTGCCGATGCGAAGGTCGATGCGCTCGCTCGTCAAGCTCGTTTTGCGTTGAATGACAACTCGGTTGAAGCCGAGGAGCTCGAAACCCTCACCGGACAGCTTGAGAAGATTGCGGATCAGACCGGGGCTCCCGAAGCTTACCGGGCTCTGTCGGACCTTCATCACCGCATCGGTCGTTACGACGAAGTCGCCAATTCCAATCCCAAGAGCATTGAACAGATCCAGGAGCTGTATCGCCAAACCTCACCGTTGATTCGCCGACAGTCTTGGCTCAAGACGCAGCCAGCGATTTCGACAACTTCCGAAAGCACCCAGATTCCATCAACCACCGATACGCAAACGATGGAGCCCTCCCCGACGAATCCTGTCACGTCAACCCACTACGTCATGGCACTCCAAAACGCAAAATCGGAGCTATTATCGAGGCCGCTGTCACGCGAGGCACGTTCGTCGAGCCTTTACCTCGATTTTGTCGATGAGGATCGAGAACGTACCAAGGCCTTGCTTAAGCAACTGCAATCGCTTTATAAGACCAACACTCCCGCGATGCAGAAGATCGGAAGTTTGGCACTCGACAGCAATGAACGCGAGATCGCTGCGGAGTGCTTCCGAACCGTCTTGAAACGTCGTCCGTCGAGCACCAATAGCATTTTGAATGTGATTCAATCCCACCCCGATTTGTCGGCAGCTGAGATTGTGCCACCGAGCGCCGTCAATTACCGAAACGCGGCGAGATTTTATATTTCGCGGCCTTCACCGGACTTAGGCTTCTTAGAAACGGCGTTCGGAGAACTCGCCTGCGATCAATGCCAAACCGTTGCCGAACGTGCTGCTTGCGAAGAACTCGCTGGCGATACCGCTTACGTCCTCGAAAAGTACACCGAGGCTTTCGAGAGCTATAAAAAGGCCATCGAATTCAAACCCAACGATGTTCGCTTAAGGATCAAGTTGATCGGCCGATTGCGAGCTCAAGGAAATCGTGATGAAGCGTTGGTTCAAGCGCGCGACGCAAGGAATGATATGCCGAACGAAGACCGCTTTGAAGTGATCATTCGTCAGATCCGTGACGCGGAATTGCAAGAGTTTGAAAAGCAGTAG
- a CDS encoding trifunctional serine/threonine-protein kinase/ATP-binding protein/hybrid sensor histidine kinase/response regulator, translated as MMQVAATFPELRGYVPASELQFAGPIATCRVQSSSSSGLYTAEWLDESRTSPELFALVRKQWRNNAKHQPKGSLRQHLLVDDDGVLARVVALPTGQPLRDWLLERRYSLSEALATAIEVSECLVQWHAMSLVHGWLNSHCLYRSDDGLIEIQDASLSNLHAEDDFLTLELADLAFLSPESSGSLAREIRSASDLYSVGVLLFTMIAGRLPIEASNASDYLNRQLCDEAPRLRELGLDVPKPLDDLVSRLLQRDPRDRYQTATALRYDLDWIAQCDTPNGRSTRFAIGTQDVRQAMTEPALVGRESDLAGAQRSMETACSGEFQLQIVTGSEPSCRRSFVDEIERIATSRSMIVLRSGTTTTTNPKPLQSIERVLATIAQLCAGDASLSSRLSLATTEHAATLAELLPDLASLWPTADQVTGPDAYGSQRAQIALEELFAALAHERGGVTILFDDLDSADVLTRNVVRSLIERAEQESGNSLFLMITCDSTASLPYTQNHSVRYLAPLTDEAMRLHLESSAGKLDDSIKHSIVEVAGGSPTRASAMLRRMMDSKAIRPTDEGWVAEGLLIDALRVDESFAELLERQVSELSSREVKVMATAAVVGVRFEMGVLANVAGVRYADALEVVTDALSRRLLWRDAQAGWLRFANDQIHQQLYMSLDSSQRQLLHQQTALYQEKQDPTNVFDLAFHYDAAGIGSAALKYALEAAQNARQRHSLSVAEDQLTIAKRWVSRHDLATGLLISEGLGEIHLLTGRYTTAAVFLAEALALAQTPLEKSRVRQQIGEVAFKRGRFVDAATEYEQALVTTGIHLPSNVVTMLVCLLFQVVRQVMHAALPRVLVARLGPPSELERLRLQLLSRLSRVYWFSRHRLWTLGNHLHSLNEAERYAPSETLAAIYSEHGPVMSLLRWFSRADQYIERSLQIRRDRGDVWGQGQSRHYQCVVKLAACQFQEAIDTSSTAVELLRQTGDFWEMNMARYQAANAQYRIGDLLGAVETASKMYHSGQEIGDVQATGISLDVWARSSPSTLPLELVKHEAALNRLDAQSHAQTQLAYAVVLLHHHRTNDAVEVLQEAIERCRLAGHLNTYISPAYAWLATAMRQRFEETDRRDGRRLQRRFKAARRAARQAYRISKAYPADRAHCLREIALLDAMQGKTDRSIRHLHRSLAVAIEFNQLVEQRDTLQILADLYQHEPERLGSFPKLQRARLDHLNECIQEVHRPLTESVSIPVNLSLADRFVTLLQSGRRIAQALTANGVYLQTSDSARRLLRAQHVDIALIRRHQTDVQFCCWSEARLDANGQCRIDANGALLQTAFDQGHAVCHAEQRPRGCTSSGSALAAPIVFRGEIVAMMLVSHTELQDLFGNDELRIAEFVTTLAGAALENADGFKQLQQMNDTLEQRVFERTQAAEERAIQLAERNDQLREIEGQLREAIKAANAANEAKSRFLATMSHEIRTPLNGILGMTRLAQQTSQDPRQTNYLDTVHESGQSLLTLINDLLDFSKLEAGKMELEQIPFGLDPLAGEISRLMAASAWQKGVELICDVASDVPDVVMGDPSRLRQIIVNLIGNAIKFTDNGFVAFRIQSRPVADLSVMISIEVQDSGVGIPADKQAKVFESFSQADSSTTRRYGGTGLGLAICRELAEMMGGSIELSSAVGLGSTFTVMIPMQIADPQTIQEFAAGQATEDNALVGIVNPGKPASPLTFGIEASARESRATRILVAEDGIINQEVIVGILEMEGYEVVVANDGEQAVQLASSGTYDLCLMDVDMPKMDGIDATKAIRKLPSESSRLLPIIAMTAHSGAQIWQDCSKAGMDGHLPKPIEPDTLFETIAHFAGKTTHASLSAERHSKRITEFSTTAFQTLAIPRHGSDE; from the coding sequence ATGATGCAGGTCGCGGCGACTTTTCCTGAACTTCGTGGTTATGTTCCAGCGTCAGAGCTCCAATTCGCTGGACCGATCGCGACTTGCCGCGTGCAATCCAGTTCGTCTTCGGGTCTCTACACCGCAGAGTGGCTCGACGAGTCACGTACGTCGCCCGAGTTGTTCGCCTTGGTTCGCAAACAATGGCGCAACAATGCGAAGCATCAACCGAAAGGTAGCCTGCGTCAGCACTTACTGGTCGACGACGACGGTGTGCTGGCCCGCGTGGTTGCCTTGCCCACGGGGCAGCCGCTTCGTGATTGGCTTCTTGAACGTCGCTACAGCCTTTCCGAGGCATTGGCTACCGCGATCGAGGTTTCGGAGTGCTTGGTGCAGTGGCATGCGATGTCGCTTGTTCACGGTTGGTTGAACAGCCATTGTCTGTATCGCAGCGACGACGGTTTGATTGAGATTCAAGACGCTTCGCTAAGCAACCTTCATGCGGAAGACGACTTCTTAACCCTCGAACTTGCGGATCTAGCCTTTCTATCACCGGAATCGAGCGGATCGTTGGCACGGGAAATCCGCTCTGCTTCGGATTTGTATTCTGTCGGAGTGCTGCTGTTTACCATGATCGCGGGTCGATTGCCAATCGAGGCATCGAATGCAAGCGACTATCTCAATCGTCAATTGTGTGATGAGGCTCCTCGGCTACGAGAATTGGGGCTTGATGTCCCCAAACCGTTGGACGACCTGGTCAGCCGCTTGTTGCAGCGAGATCCTCGCGACCGCTATCAAACAGCCACTGCATTACGGTACGACCTCGATTGGATCGCACAGTGCGATACGCCGAACGGCCGGAGCACTCGATTCGCTATCGGGACACAGGACGTTCGGCAAGCCATGACGGAACCGGCCTTGGTGGGCCGTGAGTCGGATTTGGCAGGAGCTCAGCGATCCATGGAAACCGCATGTTCGGGAGAATTCCAGCTTCAGATCGTCACGGGATCCGAGCCCAGTTGTCGGCGCAGCTTTGTGGATGAGATCGAGCGGATTGCGACTTCCCGCTCGATGATTGTTCTCCGTAGCGGTACCACAACCACGACCAACCCGAAGCCACTTCAGTCGATTGAACGGGTGCTCGCAACGATTGCCCAACTTTGCGCAGGCGATGCTTCGTTGTCATCACGGCTTTCCCTTGCCACGACCGAACACGCAGCAACGCTAGCGGAATTATTGCCTGACCTCGCTTCGCTTTGGCCCACTGCCGATCAGGTGACAGGGCCCGATGCCTACGGGAGTCAACGAGCACAAATCGCCCTGGAAGAGCTCTTTGCCGCTTTGGCGCATGAGCGAGGTGGCGTCACGATTCTATTCGACGACCTCGATTCAGCGGACGTTTTAACGCGAAACGTGGTCCGCTCTCTGATCGAGCGGGCAGAACAGGAATCGGGAAACTCATTGTTCTTAATGATCACGTGTGATTCAACCGCTTCGTTGCCTTACACTCAGAACCATTCGGTTCGCTACTTAGCGCCGCTGACCGATGAAGCCATGCGGTTGCATCTTGAATCCTCCGCTGGCAAGCTTGATGATTCGATCAAACACTCGATCGTTGAAGTGGCTGGCGGCAGTCCCACCCGAGCTTCCGCAATGCTGCGACGGATGATGGATTCCAAAGCGATCCGACCCACCGACGAGGGATGGGTGGCGGAGGGATTGCTGATCGACGCGTTACGAGTGGATGAATCCTTCGCTGAGTTGTTGGAACGCCAGGTTTCCGAACTGTCAAGCCGAGAAGTGAAGGTGATGGCAACGGCTGCGGTTGTTGGCGTTCGATTCGAAATGGGGGTGCTCGCGAATGTTGCAGGCGTGCGATACGCGGACGCATTGGAAGTCGTTACCGACGCATTGAGCCGACGATTGTTGTGGCGAGATGCACAGGCGGGCTGGCTTCGTTTTGCCAACGATCAGATTCACCAACAACTCTACATGAGTCTTGATTCATCGCAGCGTCAGTTGCTGCATCAGCAAACCGCGTTGTATCAGGAAAAGCAAGATCCAACCAACGTTTTCGATTTGGCCTTCCACTATGATGCCGCGGGAATTGGCAGTGCGGCCTTGAAGTACGCACTCGAGGCAGCGCAAAATGCTCGCCAGCGTCACTCACTGAGCGTTGCCGAAGACCAATTGACCATCGCCAAGCGGTGGGTGTCGCGCCACGATTTGGCGACGGGTCTATTGATCTCCGAAGGGCTTGGTGAGATCCATTTGTTGACCGGACGCTACACCACGGCCGCGGTGTTCTTGGCTGAGGCTTTGGCGTTGGCTCAGACACCGCTCGAAAAATCGCGCGTACGGCAGCAAATCGGCGAAGTTGCGTTCAAACGCGGTCGTTTCGTCGATGCAGCAACGGAGTACGAACAGGCGTTGGTGACGACCGGCATTCACCTCCCCAGCAACGTCGTGACGATGTTGGTGTGTTTGTTGTTTCAAGTCGTCCGCCAGGTCATGCACGCAGCGTTACCCCGCGTTTTGGTCGCACGTTTGGGCCCACCGTCGGAACTCGAACGACTGCGATTGCAACTGCTTAGCCGCCTTTCGCGAGTGTATTGGTTTAGCCGACATCGACTATGGACGCTTGGGAACCATCTCCATTCCCTCAACGAAGCGGAACGATACGCTCCCTCGGAGACCCTGGCCGCCATTTATAGCGAACACGGCCCGGTCATGAGTTTGCTGCGTTGGTTCTCTCGGGCCGACCAATACATCGAAAGGTCGCTCCAAATCCGTCGTGATCGAGGTGATGTTTGGGGACAGGGCCAGTCTCGGCATTACCAATGCGTCGTCAAGCTCGCCGCGTGCCAATTTCAAGAGGCGATTGATACGTCCAGCACCGCGGTGGAACTGCTGCGTCAAACGGGTGACTTCTGGGAAATGAACATGGCTCGCTACCAGGCGGCCAATGCGCAGTATCGCATCGGGGATCTGTTAGGCGCAGTCGAAACCGCGTCTAAAATGTACCACTCTGGCCAGGAGATTGGGGATGTGCAAGCGACAGGGATTAGCTTGGACGTTTGGGCTCGCAGTTCGCCATCGACACTGCCCTTGGAATTGGTCAAACATGAGGCGGCTTTAAATCGGCTTGATGCCCAGAGCCACGCTCAAACGCAATTGGCTTACGCAGTTGTACTGCTTCACCATCACCGCACGAATGATGCCGTTGAAGTTTTGCAAGAAGCGATCGAGCGATGTCGCCTTGCGGGACACCTTAACACTTACATCAGCCCTGCTTACGCTTGGCTGGCAACCGCAATGCGACAGCGTTTCGAGGAAACCGATCGCCGCGACGGACGACGTTTACAGCGTCGGTTCAAAGCAGCACGCCGTGCGGCGCGACAGGCCTACCGGATCTCAAAAGCCTACCCGGCCGATCGGGCTCATTGCCTTCGTGAGATCGCGCTGTTGGATGCAATGCAAGGTAAGACCGATCGGTCGATACGACATCTGCACCGTAGTTTGGCGGTCGCAATCGAATTCAACCAGCTCGTTGAGCAACGTGATACGCTGCAAATACTTGCTGATTTGTATCAACATGAACCGGAACGCTTGGGTTCGTTTCCGAAGCTTCAGCGGGCCCGTTTGGATCATCTGAACGAATGCATTCAAGAGGTGCATCGCCCCTTGACCGAGAGCGTCAGCATTCCCGTCAACCTGTCCTTGGCGGATCGTTTTGTCACGTTGCTTCAATCCGGTCGCCGAATCGCCCAGGCATTAACAGCCAACGGAGTCTATTTACAAACCAGCGATTCGGCTCGCCGTTTGCTGCGAGCTCAACACGTTGACATCGCTCTAATTCGTCGCCATCAAACAGATGTGCAGTTTTGTTGTTGGAGTGAAGCAAGACTTGACGCGAATGGCCAATGCCGAATCGATGCCAATGGGGCATTGCTACAAACGGCGTTTGATCAAGGTCACGCGGTCTGCCATGCCGAGCAGCGGCCCAGGGGATGTACGTCAAGCGGCAGCGCGCTCGCAGCTCCGATTGTTTTTCGTGGTGAGATTGTCGCAATGATGCTCGTTTCGCATACCGAGCTTCAAGATCTGTTCGGTAACGATGAATTGCGAATCGCTGAGTTTGTCACGACGTTGGCGGGTGCAGCCTTGGAGAACGCGGATGGGTTCAAACAGTTGCAGCAAATGAACGATACCCTGGAGCAACGTGTTTTTGAACGCACTCAGGCTGCAGAAGAGCGGGCAATACAGCTAGCAGAACGAAACGATCAGCTGCGAGAAATCGAAGGACAACTTCGCGAGGCGATTAAAGCAGCCAATGCTGCCAATGAAGCAAAGAGCCGATTCTTGGCGACCATGAGTCACGAAATTCGTACCCCGCTCAATGGAATCTTGGGGATGACGCGTCTCGCACAACAAACCTCTCAAGATCCACGTCAAACCAACTACCTGGACACCGTTCACGAAAGCGGCCAATCGTTGCTAACCCTGATCAACGACTTGCTTGACTTCTCGAAACTTGAAGCAGGCAAAATGGAGCTCGAGCAGATTCCCTTTGGCTTGGATCCGTTGGCAGGTGAGATTAGTCGATTGATGGCTGCATCGGCTTGGCAAAAAGGGGTTGAACTGATCTGTGACGTGGCTTCGGATGTCCCCGATGTCGTAATGGGGGATCCCTCACGACTTCGACAAATTATCGTCAATCTGATTGGCAACGCGATCAAGTTTACCGATAACGGCTTCGTTGCCTTTCGCATTCAATCGCGTCCGGTTGCCGATTTGTCGGTGATGATTTCCATCGAGGTCCAGGACAGCGGTGTGGGGATTCCCGCCGACAAGCAGGCCAAGGTGTTTGAATCGTTCTCGCAGGCCGATAGTAGTACCACCAGGCGTTATGGTGGCACCGGATTGGGGCTGGCGATTTGTCGAGAGTTAGCGGAAATGATGGGGGGATCGATTGAGCTCAGTAGCGCCGTCGGTTTGGGCAGTACCTTCACCGTGATGATTCCGATGCAAATCGCAGATCCGCAAACGATTCAGGAATTCGCTGCGGGTCAAGCGACGGAGGACAACGCGCTCGTCGGGATTGTTAACCCTGGAAAACCAGCATCGCCTTTGACCTTCGGAATCGAAGCCTCGGCGCGCGAATCACGTGCCACACGCATCCTCGTCGCTGAGGACGGCATCATCAATCAAGAAGTGATCGTCGGTATCCTCGAAATGGAAGGCTATGAGGTGGTCGTCGCAAACGATGGCGAACAGGCGGTTCAGCTCGCGTCATCCGGAACGTACGACCTTTGTCTGATGGACGTCGACATGCCCAAAATGGACGGCATTGATGCGACCAAGGCGATCCGAAAATTGCCGAGTGAATCGAGCCGGTTGCTTCCGATCATCGCTATGACGGCCCATAGCGGCGCTCAAATCTGGCAGGATTGCAGCAAGGCAGGAATGGACGGGCATCTCCCCAAACCCATTGAACCCGACACGCTGTTTGAGACGATTGCTCATTTCGCTGGAAAAACAACCCATGCGTCGTTATCCGCGGAGAGACATTCCAAAAGGATCACCGAATTCTCGACTACTGCTTTTCAAACTCTTGCAATTCCGCGTCACGGATCTGACGAATGA
- a CDS encoding class I SAM-dependent methyltransferase, whose product MTPDRLALSARGQQVYHRQQQIERPSHDEPLDSLLDQVDSVFRSPESRVSVIEDAVDQLFRGLRGLRENASVEQWKAMIEAGRSHPVCTLIHQDPFTSRAFHKPRGYAGDAVMMDYIYGRQEGWKQPKASALGSAIYQYTTGAPASAGVRERRCYIAEWLDQAGRLRSDQHVLAVAAGHLREASLSSAVRRNRFERFVAMDADAQSLEEIRQCYGRFGVEPVVANIRRMLTGRLDLGMFDLIYTTGLYDYLADSTAKRLTANLFKHLRPGGQLVIANFLPGIRDVGYMEMFMDWHLIYRSRGEMMVLADDLDQSLVEEVRIFAESNENVVIMEMTKR is encoded by the coding sequence GTGACACCCGATCGTCTGGCACTTTCAGCAAGAGGTCAGCAGGTCTACCATCGCCAACAGCAGATTGAACGTCCTTCCCACGATGAACCTCTTGACTCACTACTTGATCAAGTCGATTCGGTATTCCGGTCACCCGAATCGAGGGTGAGCGTCATCGAGGATGCAGTGGATCAACTGTTTCGCGGGCTCCGCGGATTGCGAGAGAACGCTTCCGTGGAGCAGTGGAAGGCAATGATCGAAGCGGGACGATCCCATCCGGTATGCACACTCATCCACCAGGACCCCTTTACGTCTCGCGCATTTCACAAGCCACGCGGCTATGCCGGGGACGCCGTGATGATGGACTATATCTATGGACGTCAAGAAGGTTGGAAACAACCGAAAGCCTCGGCGCTCGGTTCGGCCATCTATCAATACACCACAGGTGCCCCGGCATCCGCAGGGGTGCGTGAACGGCGTTGCTACATCGCCGAATGGCTTGATCAAGCAGGACGACTTCGTTCGGATCAACATGTCCTTGCGGTCGCCGCAGGTCATCTTCGGGAAGCGAGCCTTTCATCGGCTGTGCGACGAAATCGCTTCGAGCGATTTGTCGCCATGGACGCTGATGCCCAGAGTTTGGAAGAGATCCGTCAGTGTTACGGACGGTTTGGTGTGGAACCGGTCGTTGCCAATATTCGGCGTATGCTGACCGGGCGACTCGATCTCGGGATGTTTGACTTGATCTACACAACAGGCCTGTACGATTATCTCGCGGACTCGACGGCGAAGAGGTTAACAGCGAATCTCTTCAAACATCTGCGTCCAGGAGGTCAGCTCGTGATTGCAAACTTCTTGCCAGGAATCCGTGACGTTGGCTACATGGAGATGTTCATGGATTGGCACCTGATCTACCGCAGTCGTGGCGAAATGATGGTTCTGGCCGACGACCTTGATCAGTCGCTGGTCGAAGAGGTACGGATTTTTGCCGAGAGCAACGAGAATGTCGTGATCATGGAAATGACGAAACGGTAA
- a CDS encoding HD domain-containing phosphohydrolase: MKRHASPIRILVVDDDPIAAETLCHALSQFGYSSTIALNGIEALEHVRSGKYRIVISDVEMPQMNGIDLCREIRQRGCCDYTYVILLTSRSDTASIVEGLDAGADDYIAKPFSPREMQMRIRAGERILLLESRDLMIFALAKLADSRDHDTGSHLDRIREYCRALCLELSTWPQYQDTIDGIYIQSIYETSPLHDIGKVGIPDRILLKPGRLTTEEFAIMTQHAKIGGDTLQAVAEAHPEAAFLRMAYEIAMSHHERWDGTGYPNGLAGEAIPLSGRVVAIADVYDALTSPRVYKPAYSHHTAVQIISDGSGSHFDPNLVQAFLKLESEFRAIKRRMNDAPENEDSEFLPMSQCNDAMRSSPQPNATACT, encoded by the coding sequence ATGAAAAGGCATGCGAGTCCGATTCGAATACTCGTGGTCGACGACGATCCGATTGCCGCCGAGACGTTGTGTCATGCACTCTCACAGTTCGGCTACAGCAGCACCATCGCGTTGAATGGGATCGAAGCGCTCGAGCACGTCCGCAGTGGAAAATATCGGATTGTGATTTCGGATGTTGAGATGCCACAGATGAACGGCATCGATTTGTGTCGTGAGATTCGGCAGCGTGGTTGTTGTGACTACACCTATGTGATTTTGCTAACCAGTCGCAGCGATACCGCCAGCATCGTAGAGGGACTTGATGCCGGTGCAGATGATTACATTGCAAAACCGTTTTCACCACGGGAAATGCAAATGCGCATTCGTGCTGGCGAGCGGATTTTGTTGCTTGAAAGCCGCGACTTGATGATCTTTGCGCTGGCAAAGCTCGCTGACAGTCGTGACCACGATACCGGTAGCCACCTCGATCGCATTCGTGAGTACTGTCGTGCACTGTGCCTTGAGCTTTCCACTTGGCCACAGTACCAAGACACCATCGATGGCATCTATATCCAATCGATCTATGAAACAAGTCCGCTGCACGACATTGGAAAGGTTGGGATCCCGGATCGAATTCTGTTAAAGCCCGGACGGTTGACGACGGAAGAATTCGCCATCATGACACAGCATGCCAAGATCGGTGGCGATACGCTGCAAGCGGTTGCCGAGGCTCATCCTGAGGCGGCTTTTCTTCGAATGGCCTACGAAATTGCGATGTCGCACCACGAGCGATGGGATGGAACCGGCTACCCCAATGGGCTTGCCGGCGAAGCGATTCCGTTGAGCGGGCGCGTTGTTGCAATCGCGGATGTCTACGATGCGCTAACAAGCCCGCGTGTCTACAAGCCGGCATACAGCCACCACACAGCCGTGCAAATCATCTCCGACGGTTCGGGTTCTCACTTTGATCCGAACTTGGTTCAAGCCTTCTTGAAACTTGAGTCCGAGTTTCGAGCAATCAAACGCCGGATGAACGATGCTCCTGAAAACGAGGATTCCGAGTTTTTGCCGATGAGTCAGTGCAATGACGCGATGCGATCATCACCGCAACCGAATGCCACGGCTTGTACTTAA
- a CDS encoding Hpt domain-containing protein: protein MTSTTTTNSSIIDYDELIDRMMGSAAMASRMLKRFVETARVDCDDLESTVRLGDKSTLSSLAHRHKGTARTMAMPRVAEVAAELERRAHSDSTSELLGLVDELRQLHGEVSRIEEIGLSNLPCNQGREE, encoded by the coding sequence ATGACATCCACAACCACCACCAACTCGTCGATCATCGACTACGACGAACTGATTGATCGTATGATGGGCAGCGCAGCAATGGCGAGTCGCATGTTAAAGCGATTCGTAGAGACTGCACGCGTTGACTGTGACGATCTTGAATCCACCGTGCGTTTGGGCGACAAATCAACGCTCTCCTCGCTTGCACATCGTCACAAGGGAACGGCTCGCACCATGGCGATGCCTCGGGTTGCGGAGGTCGCCGCCGAACTTGAGCGAAGAGCGCACAGCGATTCAACGTCCGAATTGCTCGGGCTCGTTGACGAGCTACGTCAATTGCATGGCGAGGTGAGCCGAATCGAAGAGATCGGACTATCGAACCTTCCCTGCAATCAAGGGCGAGAAGAATGA